AGGTGCTCGGACGCCTCGGAGCGGGCGGTATGGGGCTCGTCTATCTCGCGCGCTCGGCCTCGGGCCGGCGCGTGGCGATCAAGACGGTGCGGACCGAGCTCGCCGAGGACCAGCTGTTCCGCGTCCGTTTCACGCGCGAGGTGGAGGCCGCCCGCGCGGTCAGCGGCTTCTACACGGCCGCCGTGGTGGACGCCGACCCCCGGGCCGCCGTGCCCTGGCTGGCCACCGCCTACGTGCCCGCGCCCTCGCTCGAAGAGATGGTCAGCCGGTGCGGCCCGCTGCCCGTCCAGGGCGTGCGCTGGCTCGCCGCCGGTATCGCCGAGGCGCTCCAGTCCATCCATGGCGAGGGCCTGGTCCACCGTGACCTCAAGCCGTCGAACGTGCTGGTCGTGGAGGACGGGCCGCGCGTCATCGACTTCGGCATCGCGTCCGGCGTCTCCAACACCCGGCTGACCATGACCAACGTGGCCGTCGGCACCCCCGCGTACATGTCGCCCGAGCAGGCGCGCGACTCCCGCAGCGTCACGGGCGCCAGCGACATCTTCTCGCTCGGCTCCACCCTCGTCTTCGCCGCCACCGGACACGCCCCCTTCCACGGCGCCAACCCCGTCGAGACGGTCTTCATGCTGCTGCGTGAGGGACCGAATCTGGAGGGGATGCCCGACGAGCTGCGCCCGCTCATCGAGTCGTGCATGCAGATGGACGCCGCCCGTCGCCCGTCGCCCGCGGACCTCCAGTCGCAGCTCGCCCCGCACCTGTTCGCCTCGGGCAGTGACGACAGCGGTACGGCCTCGGCCTGGCTGCCCGCGTCCGCCACCGAGATGATCGAGGAACGGCGTGGTGGCGGGCGCATCAACGCGGCGGCCGCCGCTGCCGCCGCGCGCCCGCCGGTCCCGCCCCCGCCCTCGCACCACCCGCCGCCGCCCGCGCACTCGCCCGACTGGGACGCCGCGTGGCGCCGCGACGGCGAAGGCCAGGGCGGCGGTCAAGGCGGTCAGGCGGCCCGGGGCGGCGGCGGGGCGCCCGCCGTGCCCGCACCGCTGGGCGCGGGCCCCGGCGGCCCGGTCAGGCTCTCCGGCTCCCCGGTGCCGATCGGCCCCGGCCCCCGCGTCCCCGACGGCCGCGTCGCCGCCTCCGCCGACGCCGGACCGGCCACCGGCTGGATCCGGCCACCCGCCGGGCTGATCGGCGCCGACCTGCCCGCCGGCGCCGTCCAGGCCCCCGCCGCACCGCCGATGCCCGCGCCCTCGCCCGCCCCCGACGGCGCGGCGCCGGGCCGCTGGCGCCCCTGGCGCTTCCGGATGTCCAACGACGTCTGGGGCACCCCCGTCGTCGACGGCGATCTGCTCTACGTCACGTCGTTCGAGGTGCACGCGCTGGACGTGGGCAGCGGACGCCGGCAGTTCAAGACCCGCGACGTGGCGTGGGCGATGGCCGTCTCCGGAGGCCGTATCCACGCCTCCGACGGCCCCACGCTCTACGCGCTCGACGGCTCGGACGGCACCGAGCGCTGGCGGCTCCAGACCGACGCCTGGGTGTACTCGCTGAAGACCGACCGGGGCACCGTCGTCACCGGTACGCGCGGCGGCGGCGTCCAGGCGTGGGAGGCGTCCAACGGCGAGAAGCTGTGGGAAGTCGCCGGCGCCCAGACCGACTTCGAGACACCCGAGGCCGGACCCGCCATCTTCGAGGGCACGGTGTACGTGTGGCAGAACGCCCGGCTGCGGGCGCTCGACGCGCGCACCGGCAGCGAGCGCTGGTCGTACCCCATCGGCGACGGCGCGTCCTGCGGCGGCGTACCGATTCGCCTGGTCCCCGCCTCCGACGGATACGTGTACGTCTCGGCAGGTACCCGCGTCCTGTCCATCGACATCGCGACCGGCCATGTGCGCTGGCACTTCGAGGCGCCCGCCGTCTTCCTCTCCCCGCCCGCCTTCGCGCCCGGCCCCGCCGTGACCGGCGGCGGCGTGTACCTCGCCGACTACCTCGGCACGGTGTACGCGCTGGACGCCACCACCGGCAAGGACCGCTGGCGCATCGCCACCGAGGCCCGCCAGTCCCTCGAACCCGTCCTGGTCACCGCCGGGAACGTGCACGTGGGCAGCGGCAGCGCGCTCTACACGCTGGACGCGGTGGCCGGCACACCCAAGTGGCGCTTCGCCGCGGGCGGCGAGGTCGTCGGCGCGCCCGTCGTGGCCGACGGCCGGCTGCACTTCGGCTCGGCCGACCATGTC
This window of the Streptomyces niveus genome carries:
- a CDS encoding serine/threonine-protein kinase, with protein sequence MEQLTQHDPRRIGPFEVLGRLGAGGMGLVYLARSASGRRVAIKTVRTELAEDQLFRVRFTREVEAARAVSGFYTAAVVDADPRAAVPWLATAYVPAPSLEEMVSRCGPLPVQGVRWLAAGIAEALQSIHGEGLVHRDLKPSNVLVVEDGPRVIDFGIASGVSNTRLTMTNVAVGTPAYMSPEQARDSRSVTGASDIFSLGSTLVFAATGHAPFHGANPVETVFMLLREGPNLEGMPDELRPLIESCMQMDAARRPSPADLQSQLAPHLFASGSDDSGTASAWLPASATEMIEERRGGGRINAAAAAAAARPPVPPPPSHHPPPPAHSPDWDAAWRRDGEGQGGGQGGQAARGGGGAPAVPAPLGAGPGGPVRLSGSPVPIGPGPRVPDGRVAASADAGPATGWIRPPAGLIGADLPAGAVQAPAAPPMPAPSPAPDGAAPGRWRPWRFRMSNDVWGTPVVDGDLLYVTSFEVHALDVGSGRRQFKTRDVAWAMAVSGGRIHASDGPTLYALDGSDGTERWRLQTDAWVYSLKTDRGTVVTGTRGGGVQAWEASNGEKLWEVAGAQTDFETPEAGPAIFEGTVYVWQNARLRALDARTGSERWSYPIGDGASCGGVPIRLVPASDGYVYVSAGTRVLSIDIATGHVRWHFEAPAVFLSPPAFAPGPAVTGGGVYLADYLGTVYALDATTGKDRWRIATEARQSLEPVLVTAGNVHVGSGSALYTLDAVAGTPKWRFAAGGEVVGAPVVADGRLHFGSADHVLYTLDAGGGQLRWKLATGGEITGSPVARGGVVYACSKDRCVYALDAIKGTATGRGAR